TGTTCAAAAGCACTGCTAGAAACACTGATTGTGTTCACCTGTACTTGCGACTCTTCTGATTCGACGTTTGTATCCTGTATTTCTTCAGATTGTTCGCTTTCGGAGCATCCTGAAATTGCTACTAACAGGATAACAAGAGCTGCCATAAAAACTGTAAAATACTTCATTTTGCTCTCCCCATGGTATATTATTTGGAACTTGATGGATTATATACCAGATTGTCTTTCCAGTTATTGCGTGATGATTCCTAAAAAAGGATGGTTATCTTTCTTGGAACAAAGGAACAGTATCACTTCAAAACTGAAAATCTCAAAAAGACGTGAAACCTACAGGCTTATTTTCCAGCTAATCGGGCTTTCAATCTTCGTTTATTTCGGAAGGGAGTCAACGATATATGTCATTCTCCTGACCCTTCCCCTGGCAGTACTTATAGGTCCTGCTTATTGTGGATGGATGTGCCCGAGGGGGATGTTCCAGAACATTGCAGGCATTGTTGGAAGGAAGTTTCTTGGCAAGCGATATAACCGGTTGGTTTCCCGAAAGGTGCACGATAAGTTGAGATTCTTCAGGTATGTTCTCCTGCTTTTTGTATTGGCAACCGTGATTCTTTATGAGTTTGAAGTACTTGGTGTATCTGTAGAAGCGGCTATTGCTGACGGGCTTGTTGCAATAATGGTACTTTCGATTCTGCTTTCCTTTTTTGTTGACAGGGCAGCGTGCAGATATTTTTGCAAGGATGGGGCATTTGCATCTCTGGTAAATCTGGTTAAAATCAGGAAAATCAGGCGTGATAAATCCCTTTGCAATTCCTGCGGGATATGTGACAAGGTCTGCCCAATGTGGATTGAAGTTTCAACTAAGGGTGCTGTGGAGGATCATTCCTGCATAAGCTGCTTCAAGTGCATTTGTGCTTGTCCTCAGGATGCTCTTAGCATAGAAGAGTAAGTTACAGGAAATATAGTATCACCGGCAACAGGATTACTCCCATTGCATGTGCTCTTCTGACTTTCATAAATGGTGGTAACATGCCGATGGTAGTGGCAATCACAAAAAGAAGGAGGCCGTAAAAGCCTGTTAATACTGTTACTGTAACGCAAAGAAACGCAAGAACGCCTTTGCAAACCTTTGAATATTCAATTTTTTCCAGTACTCTGTGGATGTTATTTCCGATAGCTACCGTTGAGATGTAGGAAAAAAGTGACGCTGTCAGGAGTGCAATAATACACATAAGTATGAATGTGCTGTTAATTCCGGTGCCGGAGAGCAAACTATCTATTGCAACCATTGCTCCGCTTCTTGTTTTTTCAATTATTGCAAGTGCGAATAAACCGAAAATGGCATTGCTTGTATTTACACCTGAAACAGAGACAATAAACTCCTTCGCTTTTTCAAGCAGATCCTCGTCATTTTGCTCTTTTGAAAAGTTCTCCGGAATCATAAGTCTGGTCATAACAGTTGCAGTGGATGATGATACTCCGGGTAACCATGCTACAAGAGAACCTGCAAGGCTTCCTGTGAAAATTCCTCTGGCGATGTTTTTGGATGGAAGCTTCATCTGCGAGATGTTTTTGGTGGGAACATGTGCATCTGACATCATACTGATGATCAATTGTGAAGCTCCGAATAAGCCGCTCAAGAGCGGAAGCAATACGGTGGGCTCTCCGATATCGAGTATGGGTTTTGCAAGATACTCCGTTCTGAATGCAATATAACCAAGGCTCCCGCTTATCAGGAAAATTAAAAGCGCATAAAAAACGAAACGAAGCCGGGCCAGTGACCCCTGTCCGGGTACCGTTTCTCCCTTTTCCGTAATAATCAGGACAGTCGAGATCAGAATAAGTATTAACGCCATGTTTTCCTGTACCAACGAATAATTATTTGCAAAAAAGAAGATGAGGGGAAGTGCAAGAATCACAGAAAATACAACGGAGCCTGCACTCCCAAGGGCTGAAAGCCGTACGGCTTCCGCACCATAACCATCCAGAAGCAGGCGATGTCCCGGGAGTACAGCAAGTGCGACATCATCATTTGGTGCTCCAAGAAATATTGCAGGTATTATATCGTGGAACGTGTGTGAAATTGAGTTGGAAAGAATTGCCACGGCTACATATATCGGAGAGATTCCTAACTCGATGAAAATTGGTGATAGGGAAAGTAGGAGAAGTGCGAAGTTATTAGTGTGTATTCCCGGTATGAGGCCGGAGATCACTCCAAGTAGGTATCCGATAACAATGGAGGCAACAAGATATGTGATTGTTATATTTTCGTACATTATTAACAGAGAACTTTATTTTTTAGTTTTCAACAATTCATTTCAATAATAATTTATTTTATTTAAACTGAACCAAGGTTACTGCTTTATACCAGAACCCCAATGGAATGATTTAATGTCCCACCCTGCCAAAAAATGCATGAAATGCAATGCTGATGCCATTATTTTCCAGAAATATTCAGGAATGCACCTGTGTAAGAAGCATTTCATCGAGGATGTGGAGCGCAAGGTCAAGCTCACTATACGCAAGCATTTCAATATTGGGAAAAATGAGACACTGGCTGTTGCGCTAAGTGGCGGGAAAGACAGTTGTGTGGTTCTTTACATCATGCACAAGATTTTCAGCGAACGCAGGGATCTTAACATCGTGGCGATAAGTGTTGATGAAGGCATCAAAGGATACAGGGAACAGTCCCTTGAATATGCAAAGGAACTTGCTTCAAGTCTTGGGATAGAGCACATTATC
The window above is part of the Methanohalophilus levihalophilus genome. Proteins encoded here:
- a CDS encoding 4Fe-4S binding protein, with the protein product MEQRNSITSKLKISKRRETYRLIFQLIGLSIFVYFGRESTIYVILLTLPLAVLIGPAYCGWMCPRGMFQNIAGIVGRKFLGKRYNRLVSRKVHDKLRFFRYVLLLFVLATVILYEFEVLGVSVEAAIADGLVAIMVLSILLSFFVDRAACRYFCKDGAFASLVNLVKIRKIRRDKSLCNSCGICDKVCPMWIEVSTKGAVEDHSCISCFKCICACPQDALSIEE
- a CDS encoding tripartite tricarboxylate transporter permease, which codes for MYENITITYLVASIVIGYLLGVISGLIPGIHTNNFALLLLSLSPIFIELGISPIYVAVAILSNSISHTFHDIIPAIFLGAPNDDVALAVLPGHRLLLDGYGAEAVRLSALGSAGSVVFSVILALPLIFFFANNYSLVQENMALILILISTVLIITEKGETVPGQGSLARLRFVFYALLIFLISGSLGYIAFRTEYLAKPILDIGEPTVLLPLLSGLFGASQLIISMMSDAHVPTKNISQMKLPSKNIARGIFTGSLAGSLVAWLPGVSSSTATVMTRLMIPENFSKEQNDEDLLEKAKEFIVSVSGVNTSNAIFGLFALAIIEKTRSGAMVAIDSLLSGTGINSTFILMCIIALLTASLFSYISTVAIGNNIHRVLEKIEYSKVCKGVLAFLCVTVTVLTGFYGLLLFVIATTIGMLPPFMKVRRAHAMGVILLPVILYFL